A segment of the Parasynechococcus marenigrum WH 8102 genome:
GATATTCGAGACTCGCCGCGATGGATACAACTTTCTCTACGACATTCTTGTTGGCGTGCGCAGTCACAAACGCCGTCGAGGAAAAATGCGGCGAGCAGCACGTTTCATGCCAATGAGATCTTTCCAGCGTCACTGGTTGGGATTCGTTGATCGTATTGCGATCAAAACCGAACCTCGCCGCCCTCTTAAGCGCTGATCAATCCGCCAGAATTTTCGGGACGCGGAAGAAATCCCCCTCCCGCTGGGGAGCTTGATTCAGGATGTCCTCTCGGACGGGAGTTGGGGTGACGCCATCCTCACGGGTCACGTTGGTGACCTCCACGGCGCGGGTGGTTTCAGGAACGCCTTCGGTATCAATACTTTCCAGCTGACCGACGTACTCGAGGATTGACTCCAGCTGACCGGTGTAGGTGGCGATCTTCTCTTCAGGCAGATCAAGGCGGGCCAGCTTGGCCACTTTGCGTACGTCGTCAGCGGAGATCCGGCTCATGTC
Coding sequences within it:
- the gatC gene encoding Asp-tRNA(Asn)/Glu-tRNA(Gln) amidotransferase subunit GatC; translation: MSRISADDVRKVAKLARLDLPEEKIATYTGQLESILEYVGQLESIDTEGVPETTRAVEVTNVTREDGVTPTPVREDILNQAPQREGDFFRVPKILAD